In the genome of Spirochaetia bacterium, one region contains:
- a CDS encoding sugar ABC transporter ATP-binding protein, with amino-acid sequence MGKILLEMRHITKEFPGVIALDDVNLQVTEGEIHAICGENGAGKSTLMNVLSGLYPVGTFKGQIFFDSKECRFHTIKESEAKGIVIIHQELAMVPLLSIGENMFLGNERGSKGNIDWDETYGKADEYLRLVGLHESSHTLVKDISVGKQQMVEIAKALAKNVKVLILDEPTSSLNEEDSNHLLDLLVSFKQKGMTSILISHKINEIAYCADEVTILRDGAVITTLTKEEGFDEGQIIKAMVGRELTNRFPKRVPVIGKTRLEVKDWTVYHPEYEGKKVCNDISFRVNAGEIVGISGLMGAGRTELAMSIFGRSYGRNISGELFIDGKKVLLHTPKEAIDHQLAYVTEDRKQNGLILSMSIKKNTTLSRLKKVCSGNVTIDVDLEDQAAKDMIQEMGTRCASEEQLVGNLSGGNQQKVLVGKWLFAEPNILFLDEPTRGIDVGAKYEIYCLMNRMVAEGKAVIMISSEMPELLGMADRIYVMNEGRIVGELSHEEASQEKIMAMILQSEKKESK; translated from the coding sequence TGATGAATGTGCTCAGCGGATTATATCCGGTGGGAACTTTCAAAGGGCAGATTTTTTTTGACAGTAAGGAATGCAGGTTCCATACCATAAAGGAAAGCGAAGCAAAAGGCATTGTCATCATACATCAGGAATTAGCTATGGTTCCTCTCCTCAGTATCGGGGAAAATATGTTCCTTGGGAATGAAAGGGGATCAAAGGGAAATATTGACTGGGACGAAACCTATGGAAAGGCGGATGAGTACCTGCGTTTGGTCGGTCTTCATGAATCTTCTCACACGCTTGTAAAGGATATCAGCGTCGGTAAGCAACAGATGGTTGAGATTGCCAAGGCGTTGGCAAAGAATGTCAAGGTCCTGATCCTGGATGAACCTACATCTTCTTTGAATGAAGAGGATTCCAATCATTTGCTTGACTTGTTGGTTTCTTTCAAGCAGAAGGGCATGACATCGATTCTTATTTCTCACAAAATCAATGAAATTGCCTATTGTGCGGATGAAGTTACCATCCTTAGGGATGGCGCTGTAATTACGACATTGACCAAGGAAGAGGGCTTTGATGAGGGACAGATTATCAAAGCGATGGTCGGACGAGAACTTACCAACCGTTTTCCCAAACGCGTACCTGTAATTGGAAAGACCCGTCTTGAGGTCAAGGATTGGACCGTTTACCACCCTGAATACGAGGGGAAAAAAGTCTGCAATGATATTTCTTTTCGTGTCAATGCAGGAGAAATTGTCGGAATCAGCGGACTGATGGGAGCTGGCCGTACGGAACTTGCCATGAGTATTTTTGGCAGAAGCTACGGCAGAAACATTTCTGGAGAACTTTTCATTGATGGAAAGAAGGTCCTTTTGCATACGCCGAAGGAAGCCATTGACCACCAGTTGGCCTATGTTACCGAGGATCGTAAGCAGAACGGACTGATTCTTTCAATGTCGATAAAGAAGAATACAACACTTTCTCGGTTAAAAAAAGTGTGCAGTGGAAACGTGACTATTGATGTTGACCTGGAAGACCAGGCTGCCAAGGATATGATTCAGGAAATGGGTACCAGATGTGCCAGCGAGGAGCAGCTGGTAGGCAATCTTTCCGGTGGAAACCAGCAGAAGGTCCTTGTCGGGAAATGGCTTTTTGCAGAACCGAACATTCTGTTCCTGGATGAACCGACCAGAGGTATTGATGTCGGTGCCAAGTATGAAATCTATTGTCTGATGAACCGGATGGTTGCTGAGGGTAAGGCTGTAATCATGATTTCTTCTGAAATGCCTGAACTGTTAGGTATGGCAGATAGGATCTATGTAATGAATGAAGGCCGTATCGTAGGGGAGCTGTCCCATGAAGAAGCCTCTCAGGAAAAGATAATGGCTATGATTCTGCAGAGTGAAAAAAAGGAGTCGAAATAA